One stretch of Cololabis saira isolate AMF1-May2022 chromosome 15, fColSai1.1, whole genome shotgun sequence DNA includes these proteins:
- the LOC133461476 gene encoding procathepsin L-like, protein MFRCLLFTLLCEFAAAVTAVPLDHQWELWKKMHNKVYSEEVEELGRRRIWEENLEMINVHNLETTLGMHSYELAMNHLGDLTFEEITGRFMGTFVPSELERVPHELQLNKSLPESVDLREEGMVTPVKTQGTCGSCWAFSAVGALEGQLKKSTGILRALSPQNLVDCSGKYGNYGCRGGFMSDAFQYVINNHGIDSDAAYPYVGKREQCKYKPEYRAANCSGYAFLPKGDEFALKAAVAHIGPISIAIDSSRPKFHFYRHGVYRDHSCSHNVNHGVLLVGYGTEGGEDYWLVKNSWGERYGAKGYIKMARNRRNQCGIALYACFPIM, encoded by the exons ATGTTTCGGTGCCTGCTTTTCACACTCTTGTGTGAGTTTGCAGCGGCCGTTACCGCGGTACCCTTGGACCACCAGTGGGAGCTCTGGAAGAAGATGCACAACAAAGTGTATTCTGAGGAG GTTGAGGAACTGGGTCGCAGGCGGATATGGGAGGAAAATCTGGAAATGATTAATGTCCATAACCTTGAGACGACCCTGGGCATGCACTCCTACGAGCTGGCGATGAACCACCTGGGGGACCTG ACCTTCGAGGAGATCACTGGTCGATTCATGGGCACGTTCGTACCGTCTGAGCTCGAGCGGGTTCCTCATGAACTGCAACTCAACAAGTCTCTGCCAGAGTCCGTGGACTTGAGGGAGGAGGGGATGGTAACTCCAGTCAAGACACAG GGGACTTGTGGGTCTTGTTGGGCGTTTAGTGCCGTTGGAGCCCTTGAGGGTCAACTAAAGAAGTCCACAGGCATCTTGAGGGCCCTCAGTCCACAGAATCTGGTGGACTGCTCTGGAAAATATGGCAACTACGGCTGCCGGGGTGGCTTCATGTCCGACGCTTTCCAGTACGTCATCAACAACCATGGCATCGACTCTGATGCTGCGTATCCGTACGTTGGAAAA CGTGAGCAGTGCAAGTACAAACCCGAGTATCGTGCTGCCAATTGCTCGGGCTATGCCTTCTTGCCAAAGGGGGATGAATTTGCTCTGAAAGCGGCCGTGGCTCACATCGGCCCCATTTCTATCGCCATCGACTCTTCCAGGCCAAAGTTTCACTTCTACCGACATG gtgtgtacagggaCCACTCGTGCAGCCACAACGTGAACCATGGCGTGCTGCTTGTAGGATACGGTACCGAGGGAGGAGAGGACTACTGGCTGGTCAAAAACAG TTGGGGCGAACGCTACGGAGCGAAGGGATACATCAAAATGGCTCGGAACCGACGCAACCAGTGTGGCATCGCCCTCTACGCTTGTTTTCCCATTATGTGA
- the LOC133461467 gene encoding synaptic vesicle glycoprotein 2A-like, whose amino-acid sequence MEEGYQNRTAFIKGAKDIAKEVKRHASKKVGRSVDRMSDEYSKRSYSRFEEDDDDEYPMQGSQDGGYYRGDSQAANDDEGHSDSTEGHDEDDEIYEGEYQGIPRAESGKGSLAGGPGSVAAGAQQFTDVGVSEAERRKDREELAQQYETILQECGHGRFQWSLYFVLGLALMADGVEIFVVGFVLPSAERDMCLSEPNKSMLGLIVYFGMMVGAFLWGAMADRIGRRQSLLISLSINSIFSFFSSFVQGYSTFLFCRLLSGVGIGGSIPIVFSYYSEFLAQEKRGEHLSWLCMFWMMGGIYASAMAWAIIPHYGWSFQMGSAYQFHSWRVFVLVCAFPSVAAIAALNAVPESPRFYLENGKHDEGWMILKQVHDTNMRAKGHPERVFTVTTIKTVKQMDELVDIGTDTPVLQRYRLKIISLTHQIRSNILACFSPEFKRTTFMLMAVWFTMSFSYYGLTVWFPDMIKYIQKQEYDSRTKTFSKERVEHIVFNFTLENQVHRQGHYFNDRFLNLKMKSMVFEDSVFEECYFEDITSIHTIFRNCTFIASLFYNTDLFKYRFFDCKLVNSTFLHNKEGCVLDFSDDFNNAYMIYFINFLGTLAVLPGNIVSALLMDKIGRLRMLAGSSVISCVSCFFLMFGNSESGMIALLCLFGGISIASWNALDVITVELYPSDKRCTAFGFLNAFCKLAAVLGISIFQSFVGITKALPILFAAGALAAGSFLATKLPETRGQVLQ is encoded by the exons ATGGAGGAAGGCTACCAAAACCGGACTGCCTTCATAAAAGGTGCCAAAGACATTGCCAAAGAAGTAAAGCGGCACGCTTCCAAGAAGGTGGGCCGCTCGGTGGATCGCATGAGCGACGAGTACAGTAAGCGCTCCTACAGCCGCTTCGAGGAGGATGACGACGATGAATACCCCATGCAGGGAAGCCAGGATGGGGgatattaccgtggcgacagcCAGGCGGCCAATGACGACGAGGGCCACAGTGACTCGACGGAGGGTCACGACGAGGATGACGAGATCTACGAGGGGGAGTACCAAGGAATTCCCCGGGCCGAATCGGGCAAAGGCAGCCTGGCCGGAGGGCCGGGGTCGGTGGCGGCCGGAGCTCAGCAGTTCACAGATGTCGGCGTGTCCGAGGCGGAGCGGAGGAAGGACCGGGAGGAGCTGGCCCAGCAGTACGAGACCATCCTGCAGGAATGCGGCCACGGGAGGTTCCAGTGGAGCCTGTACTTCgtgctggggctggcgctgatgGCGGACGGCGTGGAGATCTTCGTGGTGGGGTTTGTCCTCCCCAGCGCCGAGAGGGACATGTGCCTGTCTGAACCCAACAAAAGCATGCTTG GTTTGATCGTGTATTTTGGGATGATGGTGGGAGCGTTCCTCTGGGGGGCTATGGCTGACCGGATCGGCCGTCGCCAGTCTCTCCTCATCTCTCTCTCCATCAACAgcatcttctccttcttctcctccttcgtCCAGGGTTACAGCACCTTTCTGTTTTGCCGTCTTCTCTCAGGTGTTGG GATCGGTGGCTCCATTCCCATCGTCTTCTCCTACTACTCTGAGTTTCTGGCCCAGGAGAAGCGCGGCGAGCACCTCAGCTGGCTCTGCATGTTCTGGATGATGGGGGGCATCTACGCGTCTGCCATGGCCTGGGCTATAATCCCACATTACG GATGGAGTTTCCAGATGGGCTCGGCGTATCAGTTCCACAGCTGGCGCGTGTTCGTGCTAGTGTGTGCGTTTCCCTCTGTGGCGGCCATCGCCGCCCTCAACGCCGTGCCCGAGAGCCCACGCTTCTACTTGGAG AACGGCAAACACGATGAAGGCTGGATGATCCTGAAGCAGGTCCACGACACAAACATGCGAGCCAAGGGGCACCCGGAGAGGGTGTTTACT GTAACCACCATCAAGACGGTGAAGCAGATGGACGAGCTGGTGGACATCGGCACCGACACCCCGGTGCTGCAGCGCTACAGACTCAAGATCATCAGTCTCACCCACCAG ATCAGGAGCAACATCCTCGCCTGCTTCAGCCCCGAGTTTAAACGCACCACTTTCATGCTCATGGCTGTCTGGTTCACCATGTCTTTCAG CTATTACGGCCTGACGGTGTGGTTCCCGGACATGATCAAGTACATCCAGAAGCAGGAGTACGACTCCCGCACCAAGACTTTCTCCAAGGAACGAGTGGAGCACATCGTTTTCAACTTCACCCTGGAAAACCAAGTGCATCGCCAGGGACACTACTTCAATGACCG GTTCCTCAACCTCAAGATGAAGTCCATGGTGTTTGAAGACTCTGTGTTTGAGGAGTGCTACTTTGAGGACATTACCTCCATACACACCATCTTCAGGAACTGCACCTTCATTGCCAGTTTGTTTTACAACACAG ACTTGTTCAAATACAGGTTTTTCGACTGTAAACTGGTCAACAGCACGTTTCTGCACAACAAGGAGGGCTGCGTGCTGGACTTCAGCGACGACTTCAACAATGCCTACATGATTTATTTCATCAACTTCCTGGGCACGCTGGCAGTGCTGCCTGGGAATATCGTGTCGGCACTGTTAATGGACAAAATTGGCCGTTTAAGAATGCTGG CGGGATCCAGCGTCATCTCCTGCGTCAGCTGCTTCTTCCTGATGTTTGGCAACAGTGAGTCGGGGATGATCGCCCTCTTGTGTCTGTTTGGAGGCATCAGCATTGCGTCGTGGAACGCCCTGGATGTGATAACGGTGGAGCTGTACCCCTCCGATAAAAG GTGCACGGCGTTTGGTTTCCTGAACGCCTTCTGTAAACTGGCGGCCGTGCTGGGCATCAGCATCTTCCAGTCGTTCGTCGGCATCACCAAAGCCTTACCCATCCTGTTCGCTGCCGGCGCGCTGGCCGCCGGCAGTTTCCTCGCGACAAAGTTGCCTGAAACGAGAGGTCAAGTTTTGCAATAA